In the Streptomyces sp. WMMC940 genome, GAACGGCAGCGACACGGTCAGGACGTCGCCCGGCCGCGCGCGCTCGTGGAGCCAGGACGACACCTCGCCGTCCGGACCCGCCGCCTCGCGGACCCGCTTGACACTGATCCGCCAGTCCGGCCGGCCGGGGGCGGCCGACAGGCTGTACTGACGGATCTGCTTGGCGCCGTCGTCCAGTTCGACCTGGACGCTCACGTACTGGCCCGGCCGGAAGGGTCCCACGGGGCGGCCGTCGCGGGGACGTATGAGGAAGGAGACGACGTCGGGCGTCTCCTGGCGCCGCTCGGCGATCTCCATGTGCCGCCATACCTCGCCCTCGGCCGCGCCGGCCTCCTGGTAGAGCCGCGTCTCCACCGCGATCAGGGCGTTCGCCATCAGCCAGTACACCTCGTCCCAGGCGGCGGCGACCTCGTCGGTGAGGGCCTCACCGAGCACGTCGGTCATCGCCGCGAGGAGGTGGCGGTGGACGATCTTGTACTGGTCGGAGGTGATCCCGAGCGAGGCGTGCTTGTTCGCGATCCGCGCCAGCATCGCGTCGGGTCGGGCCTCCGGCCTCTCCAGCAGCATTCCGGCGAAGGCGGCGATCGAACCCGCCAGCGCCTTCCGCTGTTCCCCGTTGGCCTGGTTGCCGCGGTTGAACAGGTCTCTCAGCAACGCGGGACGGGCATCGAACAGCCTGCGGTAGAAGATCTCTGCGATGTCCCCGATGGCGCCGCCGACCACCGGAAGCGTGGCGCGGACGACGGGCGTGGCCTGTTCCGAGAGCACAGATGACTCCTAAATAGGTAAACGATCTTCGTGTTTTAGAAGGCGTGCGGCTCAGCCCATGAGGTCGCGACGGGACGACACCGGACCGACGGAGGCGGCTACCGCGACGGAGGCCCGGCAAGGGCGACGAGCACGGGCCCGGTGGGCGAGGTGACGAGGTCGGCCACGGTCAGCGGCTCGAGCGTGGCGTAGAACGCCTCCTGGGCGTCACGCAGCGCCCGCCGCAGCCGGCAGGCCCCGCGCAGCGGACAGGGCGGATCGTCGCAACTGACGACCTCCTCCTCCCCTTCGAGCTCCCGCACCAGCCAGCCCACCGAAGCCCGCCGACCGAAGTCGGTCACGACGAGTCCGCCCCCGCGGCCCCGGCGGGCCTCGACCACCCCCAGGTGCTGCAGGCGGGTGATCGCCTTCGCGGCGTGGGTGTGCCGCACGTCCATCGCCTCGGCCACCTCGCGGGTGGTGAGCACCTCGTCGTCGGCGCACACCGCGAGGCGCATGACGGACCGGAGGGCCAGGTCGGTGAACTTGGTGAGTCGCACATCGAGGACGCTATCAAATACGCATCCAGGATTCTCATTAAATGCGGCGCTCGACCGATGTGCTCTGCGTCACGGACGCAGACCCCGACCCTTGGCAGAGCTCGGTCATGGCAGTGGAAAGGACGGCGGTGACGGCTCCGCGGAGTACCTCCCGAACGGCTCGGGGCGGGATCGAAGCGGGTGCCCGTGGCGGCGGCCCACTCGGACGCGGGCCGCCGGAGGCGTTACGACACGACGGCGGCGGCGCCGCTCTGCGGCTCGTCGGTTGCCGGTTCCGCCCGCGCCCCGGGATCCGCCGCCGGTACGGGTTCCGCCGTCGGTACGGGTTCCCGCTCCGGGGCCGGGTCGCTCCACTGCTCGCGGAGGTAGTTCCAGACCACCGCGAGCAGTGCGGCCACCGGTACGGCGAGCAGGCTGCCCACGATGCCCGCCAGGCTGCCACCCAACGTCACCGCCAGCAGGATCACCGCGGCGTGAAGGCCGAGACCCCGGCCCTGGATCATCGGCTGGAACACATTGCCCTCGAGCTGCTGGACCACGACGATGATCGCCAGCACGATCAGCGCGTCCGTCGGTCCGTTCGACACCAGCGCGATGAGCACCGCGACCAGACCGGCGAACAGGGCGCCCACGATCGGCACGAACGCGGACACGAAGGTCAGCACGGCGAGCGGAAGGACCAGCGGTACTCCCAGGATCCACAGACCGATACCGATGAAGACGGCGTCGATCAGACCGACGAACGCCTGGGACCGCACGAACGCGCCCAGCGTGTCCCAGCCGCGCGCGGCCACGACCGGTACGTGAGTGGCCAGTGAGCCGGGCAGTTGACGAGTGAGCCACGGCAGGAACCGGGGGCCGTCCTTGAGGAAGAAGAACATCAGGAAGAGCGCGAGGACTGCCGTGACGACACCGTTGACCACGGTGCCCACTCCGGTGACCACGGCGGTGGCCATGCTGCCCGCGCTGTCCTGTATGCGATCCACCGCGGTGTCGAAGGCCCCGGTGATCTGGTCGTCGCCGATGTTCAGCGGCGGTCCGGCGGCCCACTCGCGCACCTTCTGTATGCCCTGGACGACGCCTTCCGACAGTTCGCCGGACTGTGCTGCCACCGGCACCGCGATCAGCGCCACGACGC is a window encoding:
- a CDS encoding globin domain-containing protein, which translates into the protein MLSEQATPVVRATLPVVGGAIGDIAEIFYRRLFDARPALLRDLFNRGNQANGEQRKALAGSIAAFAGMLLERPEARPDAMLARIANKHASLGITSDQYKIVHRHLLAAMTDVLGEALTDEVAAAWDEVYWLMANALIAVETRLYQEAGAAEGEVWRHMEIAERRQETPDVVSFLIRPRDGRPVGPFRPGQYVSVQVELDDGAKQIRQYSLSAAPGRPDWRISVKRVREAAGPDGEVSSWLHERARPGDVLTVSLPFGDLVLPEDDGPLLLASAGIGNTPVLAVLDHLVSTGAGRRVVAVHADRTPADHAHREEQLALVRALPGGRLHLWYESPGDDARGAVAGRVDLGGLELPDGLTAYLCGPLPFMRAVRGELLRRGVPAERIHYEVFGPDLWLGR
- a CDS encoding RrF2 family transcriptional regulator — its product is MRLTKFTDLALRSVMRLAVCADDEVLTTREVAEAMDVRHTHAAKAITRLQHLGVVEARRGRGGGLVVTDFGRRASVGWLVRELEGEEEVVSCDDPPCPLRGACRLRRALRDAQEAFYATLEPLTVADLVTSPTGPVLVALAGPPSR
- a CDS encoding AI-2E family transporter yields the protein MSARLSSTRARAALGTSARVSVELLLVSVMSAVALWLLGRMWSIVWPLVVGLLLTTLTWPLARLLRRFGWPPALAASAVTVLFLLVAAGVVALIAVPVAAQSGELSEGVVQGIQKVREWAAGPPLNIGDDQITGAFDTAVDRIQDSAGSMATAVVTGVGTVVNGVVTAVLALFLMFFFLKDGPRFLPWLTRQLPGSLATHVPVVAARGWDTLGAFVRSQAFVGLIDAVFIGIGLWILGVPLVLPLAVLTFVSAFVPIVGALFAGLVAVLIALVSNGPTDALIVLAIIVVVQQLEGNVFQPMIQGRGLGLHAAVILLAVTLGGSLAGIVGSLLAVPVAALLAVVWNYLREQWSDPAPEREPVPTAEPVPAADPGARAEPATDEPQSGAAAVVS